From a single Mustelus asterias chromosome 31, sMusAst1.hap1.1, whole genome shotgun sequence genomic region:
- the LOC144481632 gene encoding lysophosphatidic acid receptor 6-like produces MAHPTALTPEADFSLTERDWHSGWSSFTSIPISVGMAGGANFSDANNASNCQVSANFQYIMFPVVYSMVFAFGTVSNCCVLWYIFRKKSAFSPSDVFMVNLATIDLIFAALLPFKVAYHAMGNDWAFGELACKVTGSLFFANMYGSTLFLTCICLDRYVAVVYPIRSLHLRRPRYRVLACCLIWLLLASNLLYLTTKGPLTSKFPNGKTACLENFSSNSWNRRISGISIAAAVIGFFIPLVIIIVCYPLIARKLLEHAAGKDTVHRVKRKALRMVLLVLLVFIICFVPYHLIQLIHTLRRIKVLSSCSLIQFTYSARRVTMALASLNSCLDPVIYSFASDTFHWRRLCCRGRPAFNITFRSKGRSEGRTGSSTLAAC; encoded by the coding sequence ATGGCCCACCcgacagcactgacccctgaagcTGACTTCAGCCTGACAGAGAGGGACTGGCATTCCGGGTGGAGTTCGTTCACATCAATTCCAATCAGTGTCGGCATGGCGGGCGGTGCCAACTTCTCAGATGCCAACAATGCCAGCAACTGCCAAGTCAGTGCCAACTTCCAGTACATCATGTTTCCTGTGGTCTATAGCATGGTGTTTGCCTTTGGCACCGTGTCCAACTGCTGCGTCCTGTGGTACATCTTCAGGAAGAAGAGTGCGTTCTCTCCCTCAGACGTGTTCATGGTCAACTTGGCCACCATCGACCTCATCTTTGCTGCCCTGCTTCCATTCAAAGTGGCCTATCACGCCATGGGCAACGACTGGGCCTTCGGGGAGCTGGCGTGCAAGGTGACTGGTTCCCTCTTCTTCGCCAACATGTACGGCAGCACTCTGTTCCTCACCTGCATCTGCCTGGATCGCTACGTCGCGGTGGTCTATCCCATCAGGTCACTGCATCTGCGCCGGCCCCGTTACCGGGTGCTGGCTTGCTGCCTCATCTGGCTTCTCCTGGCCTCCAACCTGCTGTACCTGACCACCAAGGGACCACTGACCAGCAAGTTCCCCAATGGCAAGACGGCCTGTCTGGAGAATTTCTCTTCCAATTCCTGGAACCGACGCATCTCTGGGATCAGCATCGCCGCCGCGGTCATTGGCTTCTTCATCCCGTTGGTGATTATCATCGTCTGCTACCCCCTCATCGCCCGGAAGCTGCTGGAACATGCAGCCGGCAAAGACACGGTGCACAGGGTGAAGAGGAAAGCCCTCCGCATGGTGCTTCTGGTCCTCCTGGTCTTCATCATTTGCTTTGTCCCTTACCATCTCATCCAGCTCATCCACACCCTCCGGCGGATCAAGGTgctgtccagctgcagcctcatccAGTTCACCTACTCGGCCAGACGTGTCACCATGGCCCTGGCCAGTCTCAACAGCTGCCTGGACCCCGTCATCTATTCCTTCGCCAGTGACACCTTCCATTGGAGGAGGCTGTGCTGCAGAGGGAGGCCTGCGTTCAACATCACCTTTCGaagcaagggcaggtcagagggaaGAACAGGCTCATCGACACTTGCTGCATGCTGA